In Helianthus annuus cultivar XRQ/B chromosome 3, HanXRQr2.0-SUNRISE, whole genome shotgun sequence, a single window of DNA contains:
- the LOC110896517 gene encoding period circadian protein has translation MYSTKIGAMIVCTIRQHTLLQATIPARSGNGLLGGCFSFVSTPPPSEGGSEGVGDKAKQTMDNVLGAAKDSSQKVKDRVTRTGTGTGTGTDTGTGTGTGMNNPSKDPDMNHGVETTDSSCEDVRGRPGGYN, from the exons ATGTATTCAACGAAAATTGGAGCAATGATAGTCTGTACTATTCGTCAGCATACTCTCCTTCAAGCCACCATACCCGCTCGCTCTGGTAACGGCTTATTAGGCGGTTGCTTCTCCTTTGTTTCCACCCCTCCTCCTTCCGAG GGTGGAAGTGAAGGGGTGGGAGACAAGGCAAAACAAACAATGGATAATGTATTGGGTGCGGCTAAGGACTCTAGTCAGAAAGTTAAAGATCGAGTGACCCGTACAGGAACGGGTACGGGTACAGGAACGGATACGGGTACAGGTACAGGTACGGGAATGAATAACCCTAGCAAAGACCCCGATATGAATCACGGGGTTGAAACAACCGACAGTAGTTGTGAAGATGTGAGGGGTCGCCCTGGTGGATACAACTGA
- the LOC110894467 gene encoding pentatricopeptide repeat-containing protein At4g18975, chloroplastic, producing the protein MWRPVLMAKMVRQFSYLGPVQAQTVAYIHNQTTVTTTPMKLHTAKPVTKCQIGENVSRNEKVNFLVKILYDLDDNKESVYNALDAWVAWEQDFPIGPLKQALTGLEKEHQWHRIIHVIKWMLSKGQGTTMGTYGQLVRALDNDHRVEEAHDVWVKKLGVDLHSVPWQLCHQMIGVYYRNNMMERAVRLFKRLEAFDRKPRDKKVVKKVGDAYEILGLIEEKERVLEKYKSLFNETPSSKKSSRTSKKKSNG; encoded by the coding sequence ATGTGGAGGCCGGTATTGATGGCTAAAATGGTTCGACAATTCAGTTATCTTGGACCCGTTCAGGCTCAGACCGTTGCATACATCCACAACCAGACAACTGTAACTACAACACCAATGAAGCTACACACAGCCAAACCCGTAACCAAATGCCAAATAGGCGAAAAcgtgtcaagaaatgaaaaagtcAACTTTCTGGTCAAAATATTGTACGACCTTGACGATAATAAAGAATCAGTGTACAACGCGCTCGACGCGTGGGTAGCATGGGAACAAGATTTCCCGATCGGACCATTGAAGCAAGCGTTGACTGGTCTCGAGAAAGAACATCAGTGGCATAGAATCATTCATGTTATAAAATGGATGTTGAGCAAAGGTCAAGGGACAACAATGGGAACGTACGGGCAGTTGGTTCGGGCACTAGATAATGATCATCGGGTAGAGGAAGCACACGATGTTTGGGTGAAGAAGCTTGGTGTTGACTTGCATTCGGTCCCGTGGCAGTTATGCCACCAGATGATTGGGGTTTATTACAGAAACAATATGATGGAACGGGCGGTTAGGCTTTTTAAGCGGTTGGAAGCGTTTGATAGAAAACCGAGGGATAAGAAGGTAGTGAAGAAAGTTGGCGATGCGTATGAGATTTTGGGGTTGATTGAAGAGAAAGAAAGAGTCCTAGAGAAATATAAAAGTTTGTTCAACGAGACACCGTCGTCTAAGAAATCTTCAAGAACTTCGAAAAAGAAGTCAAATGGCTAA
- the LOC110892632 gene encoding peroxidase 43, producing MTIVVLTIIIIFEFLIVANSQNQLKVGFYNQVCPNAESVVTNIVRDAAKSDHRIPPGLLRLHFHDCFVEGCDGSILIDKGNTSEKGAFEHQGLTGFNIIEDAKAKLESICPGVVSCADIVAMAARDAVAFSHGPVYHVETGRKDGLVSNIDLANRMPDVRDSIQLLKQKFIEKGLNEKDLVILSAAHTIGSTACFFMEERLYNFASLGGPDPSINPRLLPELTSTCPKNGDVGVRLPMDHGSEDTFDIQILQNIRSGFAVLQSDAKLMDDLTTRGIVDSYFNVWAPFFGPSFEADFVISMVRMGRIGVKTGSNGNIRRQCKSFN from the exons ATGACCATTGTGGTGCTGACTATCATAATAATTTTTGAGTTTTTAATTGTAGCTAATTCACAAAATCAACTCAAAGTAGGGTTTTACAATCAGGTGTGTCCCAACGCAGAATCGGTGGTTACTAATATTGTGAGAGATGCAGCAAAGTCCGATCATCGTATTCCTCCTGGCTTGCTCAGGCTTCACTTTCATGACTGCTTTGTTGAG GGGTGTGATGGGTCCATATTAATAGATAAGGGTAACACTTCAGAGAAAGGTGCATTCGAGCATCAAGGGTTAACAGGGTTTAACATAATAGAGGATGCAAAAGCAAAGTTGGAAAGTATATGTCCTGGTGTGGTTTCATGTGCGGATATTGTGGCCATGGCTGCAAGAGATGCCGTTGCATTT AGTCATGGACCAGTTTATCATGTTGAAACCGGAAGGAAGGATGGTCTAGTGTCAAATATTGATCTTGCTAATAGAATGCCTGATGTGAGAGATTCAATTCAGCTTCTGAAACAAAAGTTCATTGAGAAGGGGCTTAATGAAAAAGACCTTGTGATCCTTAGTG CTGCACATACTATTGGTTCAACTGCGTGCTTCTTCATGGAGGAACGACTCTACAACTTTGCATCGCTTGGTGGTCCAGACCCAAGTATCAACCCTCGTTTGCTACCTGAACTGACATCGACATGCCCTAAAAATGGAGACGTTGGAGTCAGATTACCAATGGATCATGGGAGCGAAGACACATTTGACATTCAAATCCTACAAAACATTAGGAGTGGTTTTGCGGTGCTACAATCTGATGCAAAGCTTATGGACGACCTGACAACAAGGGGAATAGTAGATTCGTATTTCAACGTGTGGGCTCCGTTTTTTGGACCATCATTTGAGGCAGATTTTGTGATTTCCATGGTAAGAATGGGCAGAATTGGGGTCAAGACCGGTTCTAATGGAAATATTAGGCGTCAATGTAAATCATTTAATTAA